The Neobacillus sp. OS1-2 genome includes a window with the following:
- a CDS encoding outer membrane lipoprotein carrier protein LolA: MRKKWLLLLMGLVVIFMLAACGSKSQDDVVKELKGKQGDLTSYKVNATMTLKMGADSQVYKVEIWHKDPTFYRVNLKNAEKDQSQMILRNNQGVFVLTPALNKSFRFQSDWPQNSSQAYLYESLIKDIVADKEAKFTSTKDHYVFETKTRYQNNSMLPIQEIKLNKSDLSPAMVKVMDPDRNALVTVEFSKVTFNASFDKDDFDMKKNMTRAQLNLPAMATGGDQAFTVMYPTYKLTGTKLIGEKTINIQDGKRVVLTYDGKKSFTLVQEKVTAKVASTSPTNVEGDIVDLGVTIGAVSDHSLSWSHGGVDYMIASKNLTTEEMIEVAKSVQGDAVK; the protein is encoded by the coding sequence AGGAATTAAAGGGTAAACAAGGTGACTTAACCAGCTATAAGGTGAATGCAACGATGACGTTGAAAATGGGCGCTGACTCACAGGTGTATAAGGTAGAAATCTGGCATAAGGACCCAACATTCTATCGCGTCAATTTGAAAAATGCCGAAAAAGACCAAAGCCAAATGATTTTACGAAATAACCAAGGGGTGTTCGTTCTTACTCCTGCATTGAATAAGAGCTTCCGTTTTCAAAGTGATTGGCCGCAAAATAGCAGTCAGGCCTATTTATATGAATCATTGATTAAAGATATTGTCGCAGATAAAGAGGCTAAGTTCACCTCAACAAAAGACCATTATGTATTTGAAACGAAAACACGTTATCAAAATAATAGTATGCTTCCAATCCAAGAAATTAAGCTTAATAAAAGTGATTTATCGCCAGCTATGGTAAAAGTGATGGATCCTGATCGGAATGCCCTTGTGACGGTTGAATTTTCGAAGGTAACGTTTAATGCAAGTTTTGATAAGGATGATTTCGATATGAAGAAGAACATGACCCGTGCCCAGCTTAATTTACCGGCGATGGCAACTGGCGGCGATCAAGCCTTTACTGTCATGTATCCGACCTATAAGCTAACAGGAACTAAGTTGATCGGGGAAAAGACAATCAATATCCAGGATGGTAAAAGGGTAGTTCTCACCTATGACGGTAAAAAATCATTTACGCTTGTCCAAGAAAAGGTTACAGCGAAAGTGGCATCCACTTCCCCAACCAATGTGGAAGGTGATATCGTTGATTTAGGTGTCACGATTGGAGCGGTTTCCGACCATTCCCTGTCATGGTCACATGGCGGAGTCGATTACATGATTGCTTCGAAAAACCTAACGACTGAAGAAATGATTGAGGTAGCTAAATCGGTTCAAGGCGACGCGGTAAAATAA